A region of Lycium barbarum isolate Lr01 chromosome 1, ASM1917538v2, whole genome shotgun sequence DNA encodes the following proteins:
- the LOC132606408 gene encoding protein LIGHT-DEPENDENT SHORT HYPOCOTYLS 5-like, whose protein sequence is MDSTSLVGVSDPNTGGSGGGGEGPSITTAPPESGGSTTVSAAPPSRYESQKRRDWNTFLQYLRNHKPPLTLARCSGAHVIEFLKYLDQFGKTKVHVTGCPYFGHPNPPAPCACSLKQAWGSLDALIGRLRAAYEENGGKPESNPFGAKAVRIYLREVRESQAKARGIPYEKKKRKRPSSSSSVVMTAGSASGGGVVAVEGGGSGGGDGGGNVNGGGGGGGSGATIGQPPTTTNTTV, encoded by the coding sequence ATGGATTCAACATCTTTAGTCGGAGTATCCGACCCAAACACTGGCGGCagtggaggaggaggagaaggtcCATCAATAACAACCGCTCCCCCCGAGAGCGGAGGGTCAACAACAGTTTCTGCAGCACCACCGAGCCGATACGAGTCACAAAAACGTCGAGATTGGAACACTTTCTTACAGTACTTAAGGAACCACAAGCCACCGTTAACCCTAGCCCGATGCAGCGGGGCCCACGTGATCGAGTTCCTTAAGTACCTCGATCAGTTCGGGAAAACTAAGGTGCACGTGACTGGGTGCCCTTATTTCGGGCACCCAAATCCACCTGCACCTTGTGCGTGTTCGTTAAAGCAAGCTTGGGGTAGCCTTGATGCACTAATTGGAAGGCTAAGAGCTGCTTATGAAGAAAATGGGGGTAAACCTGAATCAAATCCGTTTGGTGCCAAAGCTGTTAGAATATATTTAAGGGAAGTTAGAGAAAGTCAAGCTAAAGCTAGAGGAATTCCTTATGAAAAGAAGAAACGCAAAAGACCGAGTAGTTCAAGCTCGGTCGTGATGACAGCTGGCAGTGCTAGTGGCGGAGGTGTTGTTGCAGTAGAAGGTGGTGGTAGTGGTGGCGGAGATGGTGGAGGTAATGtcaatggtggtggtggtggtggtggcagTGGCGCGACTATTGGTCAGCCACCTACTACTACTAATACAACAGTATAA